TTCCCTTATGAAGAATCGCAAAATCCGAGCAGATATCCTCAGCGATTTCAAGGATGTGCGTCGATAGAAAAATCGTATTTCCGTCTTTCACATAATCTTTAAGGAAATTCTTGACCGTCCTCTGCATCACAGGATCAAGATTTATAAGAGGCTCATCAATCAGTGCAAGCTTTGGTTCATGTAAAAAAGCCTGAGCAAACATAAGCTTCTGCCTTGTACCACGGGATAAATCCTTGCATAAGACATCTTTTTTATCAGCGAAATCAAGATAGTCAAACCACCAGTCTGCCTTTTCTTCAGCTCCATCAATGTTTCTGATTTTTGCAACGAAGGCCAGATATTCAGAGGATGTTAAAAAGCTCGGCGGAGTCTCCTGCTCGGGGATGATGCCGACTGCGGCTCTGACACTAATTCCGTCCGTTACGGGGTCTTTTCCAAGCACTTCACAGCTTCCGGATGCAGGTTTTATCTGACCGGTGAGCATCTTAATCATTGTTGTTTTTCCTGAGCCGTTTGGCCCTAAAAGCCCGAAAAGACTTCCCTTCTCAACACAAAGGCTTATAGAATCAACGGCTCTTAACTCCCCGTAAGTCTTTGTCAGTTCTGTTGTTTTTATAACCGGCGTCACTTCTCTCCTTCCTTTTGCTTAATTAGATAAATTAAGATAAATATCTGTTTATTGTTGCTTTATTTTGAGTTTCAGGATTTTAAGATTACCCGCCTCAAAACGATAAATTCATTCTTTAAAGGTTTCAGCCGGAAAAAATTGAGAATTAAATAGGAAAAAAACTAATCCTTAAGCATCCACTGCCTTATTTTAGACCCCGTTATGTAATGTGTTGGGATGTTGTCGTCATCGACAACTACTGCAAGCCTCAGATTTTCCGAGTTCATCAGCTCATATACATATGCAAGTGAATTGTCCGGCCTTACCTTCCTGTATATGCCGGTTGTCTTCTTCTTAACAGCCGCGTTTTTATCCTCTTCAAGATACTTTTTTACATTGGCAACAGTTTCTTTTTCTTCATCTTCAGGTTCTTTTTTAGATTCTGAGACGCCTTCACTTTTCTTTTCAGTCCTTTCAATTCTGTATCTCCAGAATGCCTCTTCCTCATAAACATCAATGAGCTTTCCTTCTTTTGTGACTATGACAAAAAACCACCAGTCCTTAAATTCGTTCATCTGAGTGTAAATCTTATCAACAGAATCATTAAGGCACCAAACCTTCTCAATTTTATCAGGGTTTAAATCACGGATTTTTGCGTTCAGCAGTTTCTCTTTGGGAGACATCACCTTCATCTCAAGCATACCTTCTTTTGCAATCTTCATGCTTTCCTTTCCAAAGAAATACGCCGTTCCTGCTCCTATCCAGACACCAAAAACAGTAGTTATTGCCGCAATATAAGTTTCAGTAAACTTAAGGATTGAATCGGTTGTTGCATCAGCACCGGCGATGAAAATGCGGGGCAAAATCATGCCGGCAACAATCAAAAATGTCAGCAAAAACAAAAGCACTATAATTATCCAGTATTCCCGCTCACTGGAAATCTGTTGAATGAAATTTGACTTTTTTTCTTCAGCCATTAAAATATAACCCCCCTTTTGAAATTAATCCGCCTTGACAGAAAAAATGATTTTACTGCTTATTAATCAGATTAATTTTTGTTTCTTAGAATTGAAACATAACTGGATAATATAATTCAAAGTATATATATATTTTTAGTGTCAAAATTTTAAATTCCCTTTCCTGT
The genomic region above belongs to Methanomicrobium antiquum and contains:
- a CDS encoding ABC transporter ATP-binding protein, which translates into the protein MTPVIKTTELTKTYGELRAVDSISLCVEKGSLFGLLGPNGSGKTTMIKMLTGQIKPASGSCEVLGKDPVTDGISVRAAVGIIPEQETPPSFLTSSEYLAFVAKIRNIDGAEEKADWWFDYLDFADKKDVLCKDLSRGTRQKLMFAQAFLHEPKLALIDEPLINLDPVMQRTVKNFLKDYVKDGNTIFLSTHILEIAEDICSDFAILHKGKLLYTGTVSALKEKGTHLDDFFMELVERS